A genomic region of Synechococcus sp. NOUM97013 contains the following coding sequences:
- a CDS encoding DUF3326 domain-containing protein codes for MVVPTGIGCEIGGFAGDALPSARCLAAASGCLITHPNVMNGAALYWRDPRIHYVEGYALDRFAAGDLRLRPVRRQRIGLLLDAGIEADLRQRHLQVADGCRATLGLEIGPVVTSDVSLGVTLEQGESGASWGTMQRPDALLRAGEQLKAAGATAIAVVARFPEDSDATALEAYRHGSGVDALAGAEAVISHLLVRHLQLPCAHAPALGALPLDPDLDPRAAGEELGHTFLACVLVGLAQAPSLVAASGSVHAGDLAAEQLGAMVVPDGALGGEAVLACLERRVPVIAVHNPGVLSVTAEALALGEHVLKASSYAEAAGLLMALREGIAPQALTRPLPGLRELS; via the coding sequence ATGGTGGTTCCCACAGGGATTGGCTGTGAGATCGGCGGCTTTGCGGGCGATGCCCTGCCCAGTGCCCGCTGCTTGGCAGCAGCCAGTGGTTGTTTGATCACGCACCCGAATGTGATGAACGGTGCGGCCCTCTACTGGCGTGATCCCCGCATTCACTACGTCGAGGGATATGCCCTTGACCGTTTCGCTGCAGGTGATCTGCGGTTGCGTCCTGTGCGGCGTCAACGCATCGGATTGCTCCTGGATGCCGGCATCGAGGCTGATCTGCGCCAGCGGCATCTGCAGGTGGCCGATGGCTGTCGGGCCACACTCGGCTTGGAGATCGGCCCTGTGGTTACCAGCGATGTGTCGTTGGGGGTGACGCTGGAGCAGGGTGAGAGCGGTGCGAGCTGGGGCACCATGCAGCGACCGGATGCGTTGTTGCGAGCCGGAGAACAGCTCAAGGCTGCCGGTGCGACGGCCATTGCTGTGGTCGCACGTTTCCCGGAGGATTCCGACGCCACCGCACTGGAGGCGTACCGCCATGGTTCAGGCGTGGATGCTTTGGCGGGCGCTGAAGCGGTGATCAGTCATCTGCTGGTCCGGCATCTGCAGCTCCCCTGTGCGCATGCACCGGCCCTGGGGGCGCTGCCTCTCGACCCCGATCTGGATCCTCGAGCGGCTGGAGAGGAACTTGGACACACCTTTCTTGCTTGTGTGCTGGTGGGCCTGGCCCAGGCGCCGTCGCTGGTGGCCGCCTCCGGTTCGGTTCATGCCGGGGACCTGGCGGCGGAGCAGCTCGGTGCCATGGTCGTGCCGGATGGCGCCTTGGGCGGGGAAGCGGTCCTCGCCTGTCTCGAACGCCGCGTTCCCGTGATTGCCGTTCACAACCCTGGCGTGCTGTCGGTGACGGCCGAGGCCTTGGCGTTAGGCGAGCATGTGCTGAAAGCCTCCTCCTACGCCGAGGCAGCCGGGTTGCTGATGGCGCTGCGCGAGGGCATCGCGCCGCAGGCCTTGACCCGTCCTCTGCCTGGCTTGCGGGAGCTGAGCTGA
- a CDS encoding 2Fe-2S iron-sulfur cluster-binding protein yields MSESTVATYTISVELDGQQHQFQCRADQTVLSAAEAAGVMVPSSCCAGVCTTCAARLSEGAVHQPDAMGVKEDLRKDGFSLLCVAYPRSDLKVIAGQEDALYEAQFGQYQK; encoded by the coding sequence ATGAGCGAATCAACGGTGGCCACCTACACAATCAGTGTTGAGCTGGATGGCCAGCAGCATCAGTTCCAGTGTCGTGCCGATCAGACCGTGCTCTCGGCGGCTGAGGCTGCTGGGGTGATGGTGCCCAGTTCCTGTTGTGCCGGGGTCTGCACCACCTGCGCCGCCCGCCTCAGTGAGGGTGCGGTGCATCAGCCGGATGCCATGGGAGTGAAGGAGGATCTGCGCAAGGACGGCTTCTCACTGCTGTGTGTGGCCTATCCCCGTTCGGATTTGAAGGTGATTGCTGGTCAGGAAGATGCGCTCTATGAGGCCCAGTTCGGTCAGTACCAGAAGTGA
- a CDS encoding TIGR02466 family protein, with translation MARRCDRLPVELHHLFPTVVATDRLVLDPLDLAAQLQTLLAMRGDASSNPDEGCAWTGDLNGVWQLHEHPDFRDLADQVTTRVWRYLALTGFDADALDLHLQRCWPVLSEWGQVVGRHHHPNAHLSAVLYFSGDGSGVDGPLCLHAPQQLNELVPGLAVGHGGPISHDHPCNQREWMLSSEPGLLVLFPSRLHHSVAANETEDALRVSVSFDFVLTARAAGRPPEYLSPHPHQWQRCKRPVP, from the coding sequence ATGGCGAGGCGGTGTGATCGCCTGCCTGTGGAGCTGCACCATCTGTTCCCCACCGTTGTTGCAACGGATCGCCTCGTTCTTGACCCGCTGGATCTGGCGGCTCAACTGCAGACGCTCCTGGCGATGCGGGGTGACGCCTCCAGCAATCCCGATGAGGGCTGCGCCTGGACCGGCGATCTCAATGGCGTGTGGCAGTTGCATGAGCACCCTGACTTCCGTGACCTGGCGGATCAGGTGACGACGCGCGTCTGGCGTTATTTGGCGTTGACGGGATTCGATGCCGATGCACTTGACCTTCATCTGCAGCGCTGCTGGCCTGTGCTCAGCGAGTGGGGGCAAGTGGTCGGGCGACACCACCATCCCAATGCGCATCTCAGTGCTGTTCTGTATTTCAGCGGTGATGGCAGCGGTGTGGATGGACCGTTGTGTCTGCACGCGCCGCAGCAGCTCAACGAACTGGTTCCGGGTTTGGCCGTCGGCCATGGCGGGCCCATCAGCCATGACCACCCCTGCAATCAGCGGGAATGGATGCTGTCCTCGGAACCGGGTTTGCTGGTGTTGTTCCCGTCGCGGTTGCACCACAGCGTGGCGGCCAACGAGACAGAGGATGCGCTGCGTGTGTCCGTCAGTTTTGACTTCGTGCTCACTGCGCGTGCTGCAGGCCGTCCTCCGGAATACCTGTCGCCCCATCCCCATCAATGGCAGCGCTGCAAACGGCCCGTGCCCTGA
- a CDS encoding F0F1 ATP synthase subunit gamma yields the protein MANLKEIRDRIKSVKNTRKITEAMRLVAAAKVRRAQEQVLRSRPFADRLARLLENLQTRMQFEDADAPLMEQRNVESITLVAVTGDRGLCGGYNTNIIKRTEVRFAELQSKGYKVDLVLIGRKAISYFTNRNYPIQATFTGLEQVPTADEAGSIANEVFAEFLSETTDRVEIIYTKFINLVSCKPVVQTLLPLDPQGIAEADDEIFRLTTKDGELRVESGSAPANTQPELPSDIVFEQSPEQLLNALLPLYLQNQLLRSLQESAASELASRMTAMNNASDNAKALAKTLTLDYNKARQAAITQEILEVAGGAAAVG from the coding sequence ATGGCAAATCTCAAAGAGATCCGAGACCGAATTAAATCGGTCAAGAACACCCGCAAGATCACCGAGGCCATGCGCCTCGTGGCTGCGGCCAAGGTTCGCCGCGCTCAAGAGCAGGTGTTGCGCAGCCGTCCCTTTGCGGATCGTCTTGCGCGCCTGCTGGAAAATCTTCAGACGCGAATGCAGTTTGAAGACGCTGATGCTCCTTTGATGGAGCAGCGCAATGTTGAGTCGATCACCCTTGTCGCGGTCACCGGCGACCGTGGTCTCTGCGGTGGTTACAACACCAACATCATCAAGCGCACTGAAGTGCGTTTCGCAGAGCTTCAGAGCAAGGGCTACAAGGTTGATCTGGTGCTGATCGGTCGCAAAGCCATCAGCTATTTCACCAACCGCAACTACCCGATTCAGGCCACCTTCACAGGTCTGGAGCAGGTGCCCACCGCAGACGAAGCCGGTTCCATCGCCAACGAGGTGTTTGCTGAGTTTCTCTCGGAAACCACCGACCGCGTTGAGATCATCTACACCAAGTTCATCAACTTGGTGAGCTGCAAGCCTGTCGTTCAGACCTTGCTGCCTCTCGATCCTCAAGGGATCGCAGAAGCGGATGATGAAATCTTCCGTCTCACCACCAAAGATGGTGAGCTGCGGGTGGAATCGGGTTCGGCTCCTGCCAACACCCAGCCGGAGCTTCCCTCCGACATCGTGTTTGAGCAGAGCCCTGAGCAGCTCTTGAATGCACTGCTTCCTCTGTATTTGCAGAATCAGCTGCTGCGCTCTCTGCAGGAATCAGCAGCGTCCGAGCTTGCCAGCCGGATGACTGCGATGAATAACGCCAGCGACAACGCTAAGGCGCTCGCCAAGACGCTCACCCTGGATTACAACAAGGCGCGTCAGGCTGCGATTACGCAGGAGATTCTCGAGGTGGCAGGTGGTGCTGCCGCTGTTGGTTGA
- the atpA gene encoding F0F1 ATP synthase subunit alpha, with translation MVSIRPDEISAILKQQIEDYDKSVSVSNVGSVLQVGDGIARVYGLQQVMAGELVEFEDGTEGIALNLEDDNVGAVLMGEGLGIQEGSTVRATGKIASVPVGDSLLGRVVNPLGVPLDGKGDLGTTETRLIESPAPGIIQRKSVHEPMQTGITAIDAMIPIGRGQRELIIGDRQTGKTAIAIDTILNQADQDVVCVYVAIGQKAASVAQVTEVLRERGALDYTVIVAANASDPAALQYLAPYTGASIAEYFMYKGKATLVIYDDLSKQAQAYRQMSLLLRRPPGREAYPGDVFYCHSRLLERAAKLSDAMGKGSMTALPIIETQAGDVSAYIPTNVISITDGQVFLSSDLFNSGLRPAINVGISVSRVGGAAQTKAIKKIAGTLKLELAQFDELAAFSQFASDLDAATQKQLGRGKRLRELLKQPQFSPLVLAEQVAIVYAGVKGLIDDVPVEQVVQFSRELREYLKSNKPEFIKKIQDEKVLSPEAETMLKEAISEVTSTMLATAN, from the coding sequence ATGGTTTCCATCCGTCCTGACGAGATCAGCGCCATCCTCAAACAGCAGATCGAGGACTACGACAAGTCCGTTTCGGTCAGCAACGTTGGCTCCGTTCTGCAGGTGGGCGACGGCATCGCCCGTGTGTACGGCCTCCAACAGGTGATGGCCGGAGAACTGGTTGAGTTTGAAGACGGCACTGAAGGCATCGCCCTCAACCTTGAGGACGACAACGTCGGTGCCGTGCTGATGGGTGAAGGCCTCGGCATTCAAGAAGGCAGCACCGTTCGCGCCACCGGCAAGATCGCTTCAGTGCCTGTCGGCGACAGTCTTCTTGGCCGTGTGGTCAATCCCCTGGGCGTGCCCCTCGATGGCAAAGGTGATCTCGGCACCACCGAGACCCGTCTGATCGAATCCCCCGCTCCCGGAATCATCCAGCGGAAGTCGGTTCATGAGCCGATGCAGACTGGCATCACCGCGATCGACGCGATGATCCCCATCGGCCGTGGCCAGCGTGAGCTGATCATCGGTGACCGTCAGACCGGCAAAACCGCGATCGCCATTGACACCATTCTGAATCAGGCCGATCAGGACGTGGTCTGCGTTTATGTGGCCATCGGCCAGAAGGCGGCTTCCGTTGCTCAGGTGACCGAAGTTCTGCGTGAGCGTGGTGCCCTCGACTACACCGTGATCGTTGCGGCGAACGCATCTGATCCCGCTGCTCTGCAATATCTGGCTCCTTACACCGGTGCCTCCATCGCCGAGTACTTCATGTACAAGGGCAAGGCCACTCTGGTCATTTACGACGATCTCTCCAAGCAGGCTCAGGCTTACCGCCAGATGTCACTGCTGCTCCGTCGTCCGCCCGGTCGTGAGGCTTATCCCGGCGATGTTTTCTACTGCCACAGCCGTTTGCTGGAGCGTGCAGCCAAGCTGTCCGACGCCATGGGCAAAGGTTCGATGACCGCTCTGCCGATCATCGAAACCCAAGCTGGCGACGTGTCGGCCTACATCCCCACCAATGTGATTTCGATCACGGATGGTCAGGTGTTCCTGAGCTCCGACCTGTTCAACTCCGGTCTGCGTCCCGCCATCAACGTCGGTATCTCCGTGAGCCGCGTGGGTGGTGCAGCCCAGACCAAGGCCATTAAGAAGATTGCCGGCACCCTGAAGCTTGAGCTCGCTCAGTTCGACGAGCTGGCTGCGTTCTCCCAGTTCGCATCCGATCTCGATGCTGCAACCCAGAAGCAGCTGGGCCGCGGTAAGCGTCTGCGTGAGCTGCTCAAGCAGCCACAGTTCAGCCCCCTGGTGCTGGCTGAGCAGGTGGCCATCGTCTACGCCGGCGTCAAGGGTCTGATCGACGACGTTCCCGTCGAACAGGTTGTTCAGTTCTCCCGTGAACTGCGCGAGTACCTGAAGAGCAACAAGCCTGAGTTCATCAAGAAGATCCAGGACGAGAAAGTTCTCAGCCCCGAGGCTGAAACCATGCTGAAGGAGGCCATCTCCGAAGTGACCTCCACCATGCTGGCGACCGCTAACTGA
- the atpH gene encoding ATP synthase F1 subunit delta: MPLLNTLATPYAEALLQVTDARSESDDVAAQCKELLALWDSSDSLREAMTSPVLEPAAKKKALTELLSEQVKPSLMNLLKVLADRQRLAAFDSVLRRFLELYRDSRNISLAHVRSAQALTEAQTASLTAKVQSMVGTGTVEIDLTIDPSLIGGFVVNIGSQVIDASLSGQVRRLGLALAKAS, encoded by the coding sequence ATGCCCCTTCTCAACACCCTGGCCACTCCCTACGCCGAAGCTCTGCTTCAGGTCACCGACGCCCGCAGCGAATCGGATGATGTGGCCGCCCAGTGCAAGGAGCTGCTTGCTCTCTGGGATTCCAGCGATTCACTGCGTGAGGCCATGACCTCACCGGTGCTCGAGCCCGCTGCCAAGAAGAAGGCTCTCACCGAGCTGCTCTCTGAGCAGGTCAAGCCTTCCCTGATGAATCTGCTCAAGGTTCTCGCAGACCGTCAACGTCTCGCTGCGTTTGATTCGGTCCTGCGCCGGTTTCTTGAGTTGTATCGGGACTCCCGCAACATTTCCCTGGCCCACGTGCGCTCGGCTCAGGCACTCACCGAAGCCCAGACAGCGTCGCTGACGGCCAAGGTGCAGTCCATGGTCGGCACCGGCACGGTCGAAATCGACCTGACCATCGACCCCAGCCTCATCGGTGGCTTTGTCGTGAACATCGGCTCTCAGGTCATCGATGCCAGCCTGTCTGGCCAGGTCCGACGTCTGGGTCTTGCTCTCGCCAAGGCGAGCTGA